A portion of the Paenibacillus segetis genome contains these proteins:
- a CDS encoding substrate-binding domain-containing protein, producing the protein MKKLVILYFVLISLFLIYLYSAYSRGATDPMDSAVGLRGESDEKYVMVNYLTGNEYWKNCLKGFEDAAEALGVSVEYRGATQYDEHEEVTVLEQVIAKKPAGIVLSAINSEALINVIDKAVSSGIPVVLYDSNVPNSKAYSFLGTNNFEAGVAAAHKMGELVGQRGTVVILTQKNQLNQQQRVNGFIETLEEQYPQLKVIEVVEDKGDQVVSESKTGALLLKYPDLQGIFVTEAVGGMGVGNALINNNRTDIEVISFDTNKGTLDMVKDGVISATMAQGTWNMGYWSLMQLFHLKNALVEPVADWQQAQVPPLPTYIDTGISVVTKSNVEHFYAK; encoded by the coding sequence TTGAAGAAATTAGTTATTCTTTATTTTGTTCTTATTAGTCTATTTTTGATTTATTTATATTCAGCGTATTCTCGGGGTGCAACTGATCCAATGGATTCGGCCGTTGGTTTGCGGGGGGAATCAGACGAGAAATACGTCATGGTGAACTATTTAACAGGTAATGAATATTGGAAGAATTGTTTGAAAGGTTTTGAAGATGCGGCAGAGGCACTAGGTGTATCGGTAGAATATCGAGGTGCCACACAATATGATGAACACGAAGAAGTCACGGTGCTCGAGCAGGTCATTGCCAAGAAACCAGCAGGGATTGTTCTGTCGGCGATCAATTCAGAGGCATTGATCAACGTGATAGATAAAGCAGTCTCTTCGGGTATTCCCGTCGTATTATACGATTCAAATGTTCCCAACAGTAAGGCGTATTCGTTCCTGGGCACGAATAATTTTGAAGCCGGAGTAGCGGCAGCACATAAGATGGGGGAGCTTGTTGGGCAGAGAGGTACCGTGGTGATCCTTACCCAGAAAAATCAATTGAATCAGCAACAACGTGTTAATGGATTCATTGAAACGCTTGAAGAACAATATCCCCAACTAAAGGTTATTGAAGTAGTTGAAGACAAAGGGGATCAAGTGGTTTCCGAGAGCAAGACGGGGGCATTATTACTGAAGTATCCAGACCTGCAAGGAATATTCGTAACTGAAGCTGTCGGTGGCATGGGTGTGGGGAATGCATTAATTAACAACAATCGCACGGATATAGAAGTTATTAGCTTCGATACCAATAAAGGTACACTTGATATGGTGAAGGACGGCGTTATTTCCGCCACGATGGCTCAAGGTACCTGGAACATGGGCTACTGGTCATTGATGCAGTTATTTCATCTGAAAAATGCATTGGTTGAACCTGTTGCGGACTGGCAGCAAGCTCAGGTACCTCCACTCCCAACCTATATTGATACCGGTATATCGGTCGTCACGAAGTCCAATGTCGAACATTTCTACGCAAAATAA
- the mmsB gene encoding multiple monosaccharide ABC transporter permease, protein MGNITKLLRNNVRQYGMFLVLILIMVLFQILSDGTLLKPLNITNLVLQNSYILILVIGMLLVIITGHIDLSVGSIAAFIGAMSAIMMVNYHIPFPLAIVLCLLLGALIGAWQGFWVATVGIPSFIVTLAGMLLFRGLTMVTLGGQSIGPFPDTFRKISSGFIPDIPGEWNVHMLTLLLGGLLSLLFLFMEWRARITQTRYKFEVLSLPLFIGKVALIVIVINLFTFVLSAYNGIPNVLVILFALVALYTFIMRKTVMGRHIYAVGGNEKAARLSGVKTKKMTFWVFVNMGVMAALAGLIFTARLNAATPKAGVNFELDAIAACFIGGASAAGGVGTVIGAIIGGLVMGVMNNGMSLIGLGIDYQQGIKGLVLLLAVGFDIYNKNKTTA, encoded by the coding sequence ATGGGCAACATAACTAAACTGCTTCGCAATAATGTACGGCAATATGGAATGTTTCTAGTACTTATACTAATCATGGTGTTATTTCAAATCCTTTCGGACGGCACACTACTTAAGCCCCTTAATATTACAAATTTAGTACTGCAAAACAGCTATATTTTGATTTTAGTTATTGGAATGCTATTGGTTATCATTACAGGACATATCGACCTGTCAGTTGGGTCAATTGCAGCATTCATTGGAGCTATGTCCGCAATCATGATGGTTAATTATCATATTCCGTTTCCACTAGCCATCGTATTGTGTCTGCTCCTTGGTGCGTTAATCGGCGCGTGGCAAGGCTTTTGGGTAGCGACGGTTGGCATCCCGTCTTTCATCGTGACCTTGGCAGGGATGCTATTGTTTCGCGGACTTACCATGGTAACACTTGGGGGCCAATCGATTGGGCCGTTTCCAGACACATTCCGCAAAATCAGCTCAGGATTCATTCCGGATATTCCAGGCGAGTGGAATGTTCATATGTTGACCTTGCTCTTGGGTGGTCTACTTTCGTTATTGTTCCTCTTTATGGAGTGGAGGGCGCGTATTACACAAACACGATATAAATTTGAAGTACTGTCCCTTCCTTTATTTATCGGCAAAGTAGCCCTTATTGTGATCGTTATTAATTTGTTTACCTTTGTATTGTCTGCATACAACGGAATTCCTAATGTTCTTGTTATCTTGTTCGCCTTAGTCGCGTTATACACATTTATCATGCGAAAGACGGTAATGGGTCGGCATATTTATGCAGTTGGGGGAAATGAGAAGGCAGCCAGACTTTCGGGGGTCAAAACGAAAAAAATGACCTTCTGGGTATTTGTAAACATGGGTGTTATGGCTGCCCTTGCAGGATTGATATTCACTGCACGTTTGAACGCAGCTACGCCTAAGGCTGGTGTTAACTTTGAGCTTGATGCGATTGCAGCTTGTTTCATAGGTGGTGCATCTGCTGCGGGTGGCGTTGGTACAGTAATTGGTGCGATTATCGGCGGCCTTGTTATGGGCGTCATGAATAACGGGATGTCCCTGATCGGACTCGGCATCGATTATCAGCAAGGAATCAAAGGCTTAGTTTTGCTTCTTGCAGTGGGATTTGATATCTATAATAAAAATAAAACAACAGCTTAA